ATTCCATAGGGCCTCTCCGTCCTGATCGAAGCGGAGTCTCACGAGGCGGGCGGAGAGGGGGGAGATGCTGGTCAGCGTCGCCATGAGATCGGGGCCGAAGGTCAGCCGTTCGCGCTCCCGCAGGGGAGGGGGCGGCGGGCGGTCCTCGGTGCGCAGCCGCCAGTCCCCGGCTCCGAAAAGCACGGCCGTGAAGTCCCCTCCGGGAACGCTGCCCACGAGCCGCACCTCCAGGGGCTCTCCGGTGGACGTGCGCCCACCCAACGACGCAGGCAAGGTGGCGGCGTCATTGACCACGATGAGGTCTCCGGCGCGCAGGAGGCGAGGCAAATCAACCACCCGAGCGTCCGAGAGCGTGTTGCGACCGGGATCGATCCGCAGCAGCCGCGCCGTCTCGGGCTCGGCGCGGGGCCAGGTCGCGGGCGTCATGCCCCCGCTGCCTCAAGGGGGGGATGCGGAGCCCAGGACATCACCTCGATACGCGCCCCCTCGGCCAGACTCTCCGCGTGTTCTATGAGGGCGAGAATGCGCTCCGCGACGCGGGCGGGGTCCCGGAGCGACCCGGGATCCTCATCGGGAACGGCGTCGGCGTGCATCCGGGTGTTCATCTCCCCGGGGTCTACGGCGAGGAACCGCACCCCCGTCCCCCGGAGCTCCGCGGCCGCGATCCTCGCCAAGTGATCGAGGGCGGCCTTGGAAATGCCGTAGGCGCCCCAGCGCGGATAACCCACGACGGCCGCGTCGGAGCTGATGTGTAGGACGAGCCCGCGCCCGCGCAAGAGCATCGATCCGGCCACGGCCTTCGTCAGTCGGAAAGGGCCGACAAGGTTGGTTTCGAGAACCCGCTGCAGTTCCTCGGCCTCCGTCTCCAGGAGCAGTCGTAGGGGCAGCCGCCCCAGGGTGCTTGCGTTGTGAACGAGAAGGTCGATGGGCCCGACCAGGGCCGCGGCAGCCCCCACCAAGGGGGGGATCGCCTCGGCCTGGGAGACGTCGGCCACCAGGGCATGGGCTTCTCCTCCGGAGGCTCGGATCTCCGCCACCACCCCCTCGAGGTCTGCGCGACCCCGGGCCACGAGCACGACCCGGGCGCCCTTCCGGGCCAAGGCCCGGCCGAGGGCGGCCCCCAGGCCCCGGCTCCCCCCGGTTATGAGCACCGACCGTCCCCTTAGATCCATGGCCTGCCTCCCGCCTTCAAAGGTATGTCGCCCCCGCCAGAGGGCGAGCGTTCTTGCCAATAGATTGGCAGGGGGCTATCCTGCTGGCCATGGCGGGGGAGATCTCCGGACGCTTGGCCAGGAACATCAAACAGCTCCGGGAGGCCCGCGGCCTCACCCAGGTACAAATGGCGAAAGTCTGCGGGATACCCAGAGCCACCTGGGGTCACTTGGAGTCGGGGGCAGCCAATCCAACCCTTTTAGTGCTACACAAGGTTGCCCTCGCGCTCCAGGTGCCGCTCGAGGAGTTGACCGCCGCCCCCCGGGCCTCGGGCCGCCGGTACCCGAAAGAGGCCCTCCCGACGCGCAAGCAGGGGGACGGGGTGGTCCGCAGTCTGCTTCCGGACCCTATCCCGGCCATGCTGATCGACCGCATGGAGATCCCGCCTCAGGGACGGATCCCGGGCGTTCCGCACATGCCGGGCACGCGTGAGTATCTGACCTGCGAAGCCGGGCAGATCGTGCTCGCGGTGGCGGGAGAGCAGTGGACGCTCGGCCCCGGTGATGTCGTGGTCTTCCGGGGTGACCAGCGCCACTCCTACCGGAACGGTGGGACGCGGTCGGCGATCGGCTATTCGGTGGTGCTCCTGGCCCCGGTGGGCTGACCAGGAGAAGCCTCGCCCGCGGACGACGGCTCCCCCCGGGGTAGGCGATGGAGGGCTCCCGCAATCCCCAGCGCGGTTGCGGCTCTAGGCCTCGGCGGTCAGGGGTTTCGCGCCGGCGGGAATCAGGTTGTCCGGGAAGGGTGCGTCGAGGAAGCGGAGGCCTAGGCGCAAGACCGCCTCCGCGGTGGCGCCCTTGGTGGCGGTTACGTACATGACTTCCGCCCGCGTTCTGAAGCCGCCCTCCGCCTCGAACACCACCACCTCGCCCTTTTCGACCGCCATGTGACTCAGCACCAAGGCTCCGCCCCGGGCGATCACCTCCGTAGCCGTGTCCTCCGCCTGGGCAGTCGGGTTCTTCCAGAAGGGCATCCGGCCCAATCGAACCGGGATAGTCGCCTCGAACCGTTGGAACTCACGCCGCTCGCCCCCCTCGACCCGCGCCTTGGCCTCTGCGTAGTCTTCGGCGGTGGCGGGCTTGCCCAGGCTCTTCCACTCCCCGAGGCTGACCACAAGGCCCTGGTCCGGGCCATTTCCAGAACCCGCGCAGGGCGAGGCGGGAACCTCTCCCAAGACGACCCAAGCGCCGCCCCGGCAGGAGCAGCTCGTCGAGTGCAGCCCGACTCTCATCTCATGTTCCACCTAAAGGTCACTCCTCTTAGGGCCGGGGGCCGAGCGTCTTCCCTCACGTGAGGGGGGCGCGGGCCCAGGCTCCGGTCTCCGGGTGCGTCCGACGGCGGAAGGAGGCGTTCTCCAGCGCCACCCCCGCTTGATTAATGAACACCTCCAGGGTCTCCAGTCGGCGGAAGTCCGCCCCGGTGGCGGGGTTGTCGCCGAGGAGCAACGCGATCGTCTCCCGCTGGGCGACGAGGGGGAGCAGGGCCACGGCCTGGGAACGGACTCGACCGAGGGTGGAACCGAGGCGGGCCCAATCATCCTTCGAAAGCGGTCCCCGGTAG
The DNA window shown above is from Vicinamibacteria bacterium and carries:
- a CDS encoding SDR family oxidoreductase, which encodes MDLRGRSVLITGGSRGLGAALGRALARKGARVVLVARGRADLEGVVAEIRASGGEAHALVADVSQAEAIPPLVGAAAALVGPIDLLVHNASTLGRLPLRLLLETEAEELQRVLETNLVGPFRLTKAVAGSMLLRGRGLVLHISSDAAVVGYPRWGAYGISKAALDHLARIAAAELRGTGVRFLAVDPGEMNTRMHADAVPDEDPGSLRDPARVAERILALIEHAESLAEGARIEVMSWAPHPPLEAAGA
- a CDS encoding XRE family transcriptional regulator, whose product is MAGEISGRLARNIKQLREARGLTQVQMAKVCGIPRATWGHLESGAANPTLLVLHKVALALQVPLEELTAAPRASGRRYPKEALPTRKQGDGVVRSLLPDPIPAMLIDRMEIPPQGRIPGVPHMPGTREYLTCEAGQIVLAVAGEQWTLGPGDVVVFRGDQRHSYRNGGTRSAIGYSVVLLAPVG
- a CDS encoding PilZ domain-containing protein; translation: MRVGLHSTSCSCRGGAWVVLGEVPASPCAGSGNGPDQGLVVSLGEWKSLGKPATAEDYAEAKARVEGGERREFQRFEATIPVRLGRMPFWKNPTAQAEDTATEVIARGGALVLSHMAVEKGEVVVFEAEGGFRTRAEVMYVTATKGATAEAVLRLGLRFLDAPFPDNLIPAGAKPLTAEA